Genomic window (Phragmites australis chromosome 5, lpPhrAust1.1, whole genome shotgun sequence):
aagcttgaatagcactatAACATTTGAAGtacattacataacaaataattacatgCCTTCAACGTAACCCTTTCACTCCTCTTTTGCTAGTCGTGAAACTTCTTACGGGGCGTCCCTGACTGGTAGCCCGGTTAGCATGGTCACATCCTTCAATGTTATGAACATCTCTCCAAAATGAAAGTGAAATGTGTACGTCTTAGGACGTTATGGGTCCACGAGACCTATGAGCAATGACACCTCAATCGGTGGGAGAGGTGTCCAGTCACCACacgccatgggagctccggtcatcatgagagcgaaaggaaGTAGTCGTACACGTGTGAGTGACTCATGGAATCGatggtctaactccttaagtaTGTGCACCCTCTGGACCCGTGAAGAAACAAACTGCAAAAGGTATCTAAAACATGTACTGAGTAAGTAAGTAATAAATAATCATGTTAATTAAAAAGTACATATAATCATGGTGCCTGCTGGCCGGTAAAAATTATctttcccctatggttctcttTGTACCGCTGTTGAAGAAGCTCGAGAAGAGCACCATGagtcatgacaatgatttcaagcttcttagttcaaaaagaaatatcgTCTATAATGCTAATACAtgcgatatattacaaaatagttAGTACAACTAATTAGTGAATAACAATTTAAAGTACATATCATCTATGCGAataacttcataaaacaaactccattacaacaactctaatacaatatAATATGATAGTGCCCTAATAGTTCACTGTTGGATCAGGCAAGTCCTCCTATCATAGTCAGGTTGTTTGCACAGTCTGCACTTGTGTGGACTATCAACAGcatttgttgcattcatgttaCCTTGCAGTCTAGTGGCTCTAAGCCTTCTAGAGTCCATGCGTCGTGCTCATGGATACGGTACCCACTTAGGTCCCTCAATTGATTTGTAGTTGCTTCTGATGTTGAATGAACGTGTTTTTGAAAGCCACgcgctcctcaatgcatcgatcatgAAGTACGTGATACATATTGTGATTCATCGGTGCCGctcatgtccctgcaagcggccaaGACATaggagcacgggatatggtgcagtttaggcttattgcatgtgcacttcacctcgtgaggcccaagTTGATATTGCTGCATGGTGTCCcctgcgctataccctgaagtatacctacggtggcacatgacctcaaaaTGATTGTTGGCTAGGTCGTAGATCTTGGtctgatgaaagtgtgccttgttcctcctcCTAGATATGATCTCCACCACCTTAGGTGCAAAGCACGTGTTGCACTCTATAGCAGCATTACTACAATCTCGAAAGTAGTCAGTCGTTCTATAGAATATGAGCTCAATGATAGCATATAACATGAGGCCTCGTACACCCTTTAGAACAATGTTTAACGCTTCTAATATGCTTGTTGTTATGATGTTGTACCTAACATGCCATACAAAACTTTTAGATAGGCTATTCACATATTATAGGATAAAATATGATCATTCAACTATTATGTGCTAACCTGGAACCGTCAGTGTTATGCATTAAGGATCAACGCTTTGTTGGattccccgctatccactggctaaacgtagcacgtgaacggctaacgatagtttggcccctCACCATTTGCGTCCTTAGATGGTCCTCCTATGCTTGTTGCTCtgtcatcatcttgcgagttgtctcatttaactctctccatatctcgttgaattTTGTTTGCTGGTTttgaagacacaaccctttgaatctaTTTATAAGAGATTTGTtacggtaccttgtgtacaggttcacGTCCAAGTGTTATGCATTACCTTCTCTCCATATCAGGTCACGCAATGGAGTTGTTTGTGATATCATGTAGCATGTCCAATGCATGCAAAAGGCCATTGTTACGGTATGAGATAATGCAGACTCATTCCCTATTGCTAATGACATGTgccctcaccaaggtgaggaatcACAACTAGCTATCGTTATTCTCACTCTCAACTATTGCAAAAGCGAGAGGAATGATcagattatttgcatccgccgtCATCGCTGTCATAAAGGTACCATAGTACTTGCCGCTCAGAGATGTGTCATCCACGTATACAACCGATTTGCAAtatctgaaagcttcgatgcattatccGAATGACTAGAATAATTTAATGAAGCATCAATCAATGGTGTTGTATGACTCATCCTCTAGTTTTATCGCCTCATCCGCTATGGCCCACTGCATCCTTGGATTCATCATGATAATTTTCTGCAATAGCCTCAGAGCATTATTATAAaactcttcgaagcttccaaacaacatcttcaatgtCTTCTGCTTCGTTCACCACAAGGTATGATAATTGATCATCATATCCATCTTAGTCTGTACTTTCTGCATACTCAATAGGACTACTAGTTCACACACAAAAGACTCATAACATATTATTTTAAGCCATCTAGGTCAATAGGTAGCTCAACTGTACTATCTATGTGATTTCAGTTTTGAATTGTTACAAGTCACTCGTGTAAAACAGCGGgacattctccataataaatatggatagtcatactGTATCTATTGAACAAAagtacatgtaataaataagtaattagatatatgtaataaaataagTACTTAGATGTATACACGATATACAACTAATTACCCTCCTCGATAAATAATATgtaaattaacaatgcaaaGTTAAATAGTACAGTACTtaaaaatgctaaatatttaagtaattaaatcatcaatgttgaatgcaaataaaataattaatatttagcaTTGAATTAAATTATTTAGTAAACAATAACTAAGTATTAATATACAACTATTGTGATTACAGATTTAGCAAACACTAAAAGTACtcataaatatttattgaaTAATTATTTGACAACCAATAATAAATTTACAGTGCTCACCCTATTTAAATGATCCGCTTAATCATATTACTCTACTTAATCTATGTGAGTAAGCTaattaaacatattagttcaattaaactaattaattcGATTAATCATATAACtctaataaatatgattaaattaCGTAAATAATCTAACTATATTAGTTCATGTCATGCACACAATTACactaaaaaaataatctaattacattaATTAATGAAATTCATATTATTAAATTAAGTAAATAACACTAATTACATGAACTAATCAAATTCCATAATCAAACTATgcaaataatctaaatactctaatttatcaacttaatttaattaaaaaaatatttgaacgaaaaatatttatcaacttaatataatttatcaacttactctaattattgttactaatataaatattaattatatacaaaatctaagtacttactataactAAAGttcctcgcgctgctgctcctcctctccttgtgCTGCTGCTCATGGCCTCACGCTGTTGCTCCTCACCTCGTGCTATGCTATTGTACCTCTCCTCGCATTGCACTGCTGCTTCTCCTCGCTGCTCTGCTGCTACTCATCCTCGCTGCTCATAATCGCTGAACgatgctcctcctctccttttatAGCCTACACGCAATGGCCACAACCTAGAAAAAGTGCACCACgcaaagatggccaaatgggccattcgggccagcccggcacgggcccggctacggcacggcccaaacgACCCAGCTACTGTAACGGGTCGAGCCGTGTCGGCCCGCGTGCCTCCCCCTCGGTCCACGGCACGGTCCGTcggtcaccgtgccgtgccgggccagcCCGGGCATGATTTTGGCCCGGCGGCACGGTCAGCCCAACGAGCACGGTCGACCCGGTGGGCACAGTGCACAGCCAGCccgaaaacataaaaaaatagctacaaaattaaaaaatatatagaaaatagataaaaatataaaaaatagataaaaaaaatagctacaaaattaaaaatataaaaaaaatagaaaataaccggGCCTATGCGTGCCGGGCCGGATCGTGTTGGGCCCGTGCcggcctagactgggccgtgcccgtgccggcacgccgtgccgcgcgctcggcccgtggcctcgtgccgtgccggtccGGCCCATCTCGACTCGGACTGTGCCGTACCTGGACCGTACCTATAGTGTCGTGTCTCGGGTCGGCCCAGTAGATACGGCCTATTTAGGCATCTTTAGCACCACGCATGCATATGCGTGACACGGAAAAAACAACAACATGTGTCTGCACCGAAGCCTGACGTGACACGAAGCACAGGGAGCTTTCAATACATGAGGTGTCAAATACAGTGCATGAGGTGTCAAGGAATTTTTGATGCACGGTGTATcgaaaatctatttttagtAAATAAGGTATCAAATAGATATactaaattttaaatatttcgatatattatatattttagtaaataAGATATAGtatgttatatatttttagatttttgcccgCTACCATCGTACGATCGTCTCGCGGCGCGGTGCGCACTGCTCGTGTTCGCAACGAGACCAAACCAGAAGTGGGCAGGGGACCAGCGAGGCGGCAGCCCAAGGGTGCTGCAGGCTCTGCACCACCGTCCTAGACCCTGCAAGGACTGTAAAAGTAGAACACAGCAGCTGGATCTCCAATCATCCGTGATTGATGTCATCAACCTCACTATCTTTCTGACTTCCATTTCGGTGAATCAACGTGGATAGAAACCGAAACTGCACAGCGACAGGCCTATCGCTTCGGGATGATGATTTGGGGCTCTTGTCAGTTGTCATGAAAGCAAGAGGCCAGCAGTTGTTGTCCATTGATCATCCAGAGATCAAGATGCGACAACCACAGCAGCACCAGAATACCAAGAAATTGATGGAATAACCAATCTGGTAGTGCATTATCAATCGCTATTCTGTTGAACCGTGAACGCGACGATGAGATTTTCGGAATGCTTTTGGTAAAGCAGaaaatttcaactttttttttaaatgcagAAAAATACTACTAGATGAACAGAAACTAATTGCCTAGAGACGTCACAATAATTAGAACCGACCGAGTCAGGTCTATTCTATTCCAGTTTCAGTTGGATTGTGCGTGGATGGGGTGCGCATTTTAGGTTTGAATTATCTTCTTCCTAATCTTCTAGGATGATGCCTTAGATATTCTAGCCAATAATCCTATCAGGAATGAATGAATGGATGCCTAAAGACAACCCGACTCTGCAGAAGATGCAGATTTTCATAGATGTGCTGCAAATGATGGGTACAAACAAACTAATCAAGCTAATTGTAGGCACAACTCGACAAACAAACCATGGCCTTCCAATTTCCACGATGTAAAGCACAAACCAGACAACGATCTTCTGATTAAATCCACGGTTGTCGCCATCTTGGATATAATAAAGTGCGCACCTGCCTACCCTAGATAATAATATCTCATAGGCTAAGCAACAAAGTGGAATGACTTCTTTAGCGCCCACTGTTTCAAGTAACCAGTTCTATATTTCAGCATGAACCATGAGGAAAAATCAGGTTGTCGTATTCACTTTTCACAACTCAACAGATAATAATCAGTTCAGGATTTCAGCTGATACCGTAGATCAAAGTTGTACATAGAGATGaagcggaagcaaaaaagaATGCTATACAAATGTATACTTAGTGCTACTAGTTGGCACCAAGCAGTTCAAGATGCAGCTAAAAAACACGCAAATGAAAAGTGTACATATGACATTTGAATACATGCTGTTTTTATCAAGAGACATTTGTACAGTAGAACTATAACGTTGACACAGTTCAGAACATGATACAATCATATAGATGCACAGTTATCTCAATTACAGTTTGTCACCTATATGCATCCATCTCAGAAAACTCATTTCAACAGAGTATATGGAGCAAGGTACAGATCCTCAACTGCAAATCAAATGTGCTGAAAATAGAAACCAAATGGTAACTATTAACGAGTACATTGACCTGACTACTCTATTGAACCTTGAGTAAAATCTGAAATGTCAAAAAGAATGCAGAGATTACCCATCAGGTAGAATCAGTGATTTATGCCATTTGATAAACCAATATCACAATCTTTCTTGTTGACGGTATGTTTGAGAGCACACAGATCAGCACCCCATAACAGCACAGTTATAAACAAAGTTACCAGAAGGTTTGCTTCCGATCATGTTCCATTGCAATGGCCCCTCCCTTGGGATCCAAGAATGGAGCTCAATCATCCCACCACCCAACACTCTTGGTCCACCAATAACCAAAAGCCGCTCTCCACAACCCCGGAACGCAATACCCCAGCCATTCACAGCTTCCGGTCGCTCTGGTAGCTCTCCCAATGTTGTCCATGTGTTATCCCTTTTATTGTACTTTCTTACTAACTTTCCTGCATATTGCGCTGCGTATAACTCATTTTCGACAACAGCAACAAGTGGAggagcaccacttgcaccattgAGCCCCTCAGACATGTTTTCTATCACCCGCCAGGTACCTGTATGTAAATCATACTCTTCTCCACAGGTAAGCACCTCTGTGTTACTGGTCATTCCCCCAATAACATAAAACTTGCCATCCATAAAGACACCAGAACACATTCGCCTTGCTTTATTCATGCTTGGAAGTGTTATCCATCTCTTAGTTTCGGAGTTATACAGCTCAGCAGAGCGAAGCACCTGTCCTTGAGCATCCATGCCACCAGCTATAATTGCTTTCTCCCCAAAACTAGCTGATCCAAACAAACATCTAGGGGCATTCATTTCAACACCCCGCGACCATGAGTTTGTCAGAATGCTATAGCTCAGAATAATATGTGAAAGAATCTCCTTGCCAAACACCAGAACTTCAGTGCCCACAGCAAGTGACTCCTTGTCAGAACACATGAAACAATCATTGTGGGGCATCCTTGGAAGCGTCATCCACCGTGAACGGTAGGGGTCATACGCCTCCCACTCCTGCACATTGCAGGAGAAGTAGACCCAGTGTTCTGCAATCCCCAGCTGTCGGCGTTCCTTGTACAGCTCACCACTGCGGACAAGTGAACGGAAGCTCCAGTTGAGTGATGCAATAGAACCATAATCGGAACGAGAGCAACGGGCAAGGCAATTGATTGAATTGTCACGGCCAATGGAACTTATCAAGGTGCTTGAATCTGAGTAGCCCTGATCATTATTGCCTTGACAATCCAGTGGTTCACCCTTCTTGTTCTCAGCCGATTTGGTCCGTTTTGTCAATGATGCCACTGCAGCAATTCCGTCGTGCTCAATAGACAGGGCCCCAGGTGGGCGCTTACTCCTCGTGATCTCGAGGAGGTGGTAAGTCATGTAAGCTAATCTGGATTCCTGCTCGCAGGAGCTCGGCAGTGACCTTGATATCAAGCAAGATTGACCCTCCAACATTCCGTCAGAATCTGCAACGGTTGATCAATAGAACGAGAACCTATACACAAGAATCCAACCCCTCTGCACACATCCTAAATCTGCAAGAGATCAAAAAGACAAAACATGTCACAAGGAATTGCAAGCGAGCAAGAACATTCTCTCACTATGCAAATCACAAGATCACATTTGTGCACGTAACTGAAATTTGCAAGAGATTACAAAGCATCAGTCAGTTTAAGAAATTCACATGATTACATTAATAAACCATCACTCTTCTGAATCAACAGACCATGGCATTAAGCTAAATAGAACCACACACACGCAGTAGCAGGAGAAAAATAAATTCCCAAATCTCCAAAATAACCAAGAAAGGTAACCATTAAGGACCTCTTAGTAACAAAATCATTGGAGGACGGATTCGGCAAAAAAGACTTAACTACTCCGTGCATatcaaaaggaaaacaaatcaAGAAAATGCCCCAAACTTACACGTTCCTAAAATAGAACCATTAATTGGGTTGGGAAACTATTTGAACAACTAAATCGACATGGAACGCGTCTAACTAAGAACATCAAAATACACCACCTGAGTTACAGCTTCCAAAATTGGAAAAGAAGACACAGGATGCCCTTCATCTCTTTGGCCCAAAACCACTAAACAACTACATGATACCAAATTATCAACTCAGCATAGATCTCCTAGAACCAAAAGCAAAACCCTCACGAACAATCAACAACAAATGGGGACGACTTGCTTGCATGTGTAAATAGATTGTGATTCGTAGAGAACTTTAAACTACCTTCCTATCCCAAAGCCTCCAACGTACCATATTAACAAGAGCTACACTACTACGTTCAGTTTCAACAGTTCTCTGGAAAATTAAACCAATGAACGTTGCATGCTGCTAATAGAAACAAAGAAATTTATATGTTGGGTAACAGATGACATATCTATGGGTAAGTTTCGGTAGCTAAACTAAAAGAAATGGTATTCTAAGTTGGCCCTAAGCCCATCCCTTCTCATCTTGGAAATAGTAGGCCTGAGTTTCTGGTCTACATCACTATATGTTCATGTGCTCATTGTGCATGTTATTCTACAATCCAAACAAATGAAGTTACATGAATTTAAACAAACATAGTATTGTAGTTTATATAATGAAACAAAGGATATCTTCGCCACCCAGTTCCGGGCCCTTTTTCTCGTTCCGTTACGTTCTCAGGCTAATTTGGCTGATTGGTAATTAGGTACCGATATTCCATTTTGGTACGGCTCAAGcataatgcaaaaaaaaaaacatcttgaATGTGGAATCTTCACAGCTGACAATGGAAAAATACTGGGGCGGACTTAGCATGGGGCATGTGGATTCAGTAAAAACCGCAATTGTTTCATGGGAAAATAAACTGCACCCACACCTTGGACCCAAGTTCTATGGCGTCAACAGAGACCGATCTTACGGgcgcaaaagaagaagaacctaACCGAACCAGACCAGaaccatggatggatggatagattCTTACTCCACTATGGAGCAAGCAAATCTGCTACTGTTGAAGAGTAAGGAAGATTTGGATTTCATTGCTCAAATCAGATAAAAGATCTGCTAGAACAAAACTCGCTCCAGATAAATCCATCCAAGCAAGTTAGGGGTCCTTGACAACAAAAGAAACCAATCCAACTCCGGATGGATCTCCACTCCACGCCATCCCATACCGCCAGGGGGAGGCGACGGAGGCGCTGGCATCACGACCAACACTACGAAGAAAGCTCGGGTGGCTGGCGTGCTTCGCACCTTCGGCGGAAGGAGGCTGGAAGTGGGTTCGGCAGCGGGCGCCGGCGAGGAAGAGAACGATGATGTGAACGACTATTGAGGCAGATTTGATACATGCCAGTTCCACAAAATTAGGAATAGAACACTCAGTTTCTTGATTTGTTTGCTAAATGCTATTATCTCCTGAAGTTTCTCCCATTCCCATCATCTTCCCTTATCACCCATTTTGCAGCTTAGTCAACAACCGCACGCACCTCAAGGCTCAAGTCATGTCAGTCCGCGCGGCGACAAGGAGCGCCGCCCTCGCCCTGTCCCCCCACCGCCGCCGGCATGGGCCGCCGACACGACGGCGCTCTCGGGTAGCGACGTCGAGAGAACCAGCCGACGAATACACCGGACGCCGGCGAGGTCACAGCGACAGCCCGGCGCTCCTCGCCGGCGGTCAGCGCAGGCACGGACGCGGGCGCCGCGAGGACTCCGGTGGGATCGGGGGAAGCGGGATGCGGTGTGAGGAGAGGGGAGGCGCGGTTATGGGGGGCGCGATGAGGAGGGAGCGAGCCGGAGGAGGCGGAGATGTGGGCGCAGTAATAGGgagggggggtgggggtggcGTTTATGGAAGAACGGGAACGCCAAGGCCAAGCTCACATGATCGGAACGGGGGGCGGGCGGAAGGGCGCTGCCGTTGCGTTTTGACGCGGCAGCTCGCGTTGTTTTCTCCGTTTGGACGGTCAGCCACGCATATTTTACACGAACTTTTCTCCGCTGGCATTAACCATATCTATATCCAACTGTCAATAAAAGACCTTATGCCGGCTTTTTAATCATTAAAATTGAAAGAAACTCGTAGCTGTAATGAAGAACTTCTAACTGTTTGAAATAAAAATGTTGCGTTCAGGTCTCTATCACGAGGACGCGCGTAACCACAGGGACattgatttattcaattttGGTTTAATTGTAATGCCTCTGTTCGAAAGTGTCGACTtcgaatttgacttcttattaCTTCTCATGCAGCTTGCGTTGTTGTAGCTATGCCTCCTACAGCTCTTTTTGTTTGATATAGGATAGGTAACTGTTACTAATCTTGATAGTATCAATGTAAGAGTGCATACGTCTCAAATAAGCATATGCTATACTTAAGTTATATCTCGAGTGTGTCATATTCTAGATAGTCATGATTAACATAGTTGTGTCCCTAATTTTATTGTAACTACTAAGGCCACCGGCTGAATGTAGAAATTtcataagtttttttatttcttagcaGCAACTGCATAAGATTTCTCCAGGAGTTACATTATTTCAAGTGAAACCCGTTT
Coding sequences:
- the LOC133919798 gene encoding F-box/kelch-repeat protein At1g74510-like; this translates as MLEGQSCLISRSLPSSCEQESRLAYMTYHLLEITRSKRPPGALSIEHDGIAAVASLTKRTKSAENKKGEPLDCQGNNDQGYSDSSTLISSIGRDNSINCLARCSRSDYGSIASLNWSFRSLVRSGELYKERRQLGIAEHWVYFSCNVQEWEAYDPYRSRWMTLPRMPHNDCFMCSDKESLAVGTEVLVFGKEILSHIILSYSILTNSWSRGVEMNAPRCLFGSASFGEKAIIAGGMDAQGQVLRSAELYNSETKRWITLPSMNKARRMCSGVFMDGKFYVIGGMTSNTEVLTCGEEYDLHTGTWRVIENMSEGLNGASGAPPLVAVVENELYAAQYAGKLVRKYNKRDNTWTTLGELPERPEAVNGWGIAFRGCGERLLVIGGPRVLGGGMIELHSWIPREGPLQWNMIGSKPSGNFVYNCAVMGC